The Rhizobium leguminosarum genome includes a region encoding these proteins:
- a CDS encoding ArnT family glycosyltransferase produces MLERATRTIKTAGLLLAAYFVLNIVLRIVLPHSLELDEAEQSFFSQYLLAGYGPQPPFYNWMQYAVVSVTGMSIGALIVPKNILLFLSYLFYGLAGRRALKDEALAAVGMLALITLPQVSYMAQQDLTHTTALLFASSLFLYGFFRTLDRPDMASYLLLGLATGIGLISKYNFALMPVVALIAILPDAEWRRRALDWRMLAAVAVALVIVLPHAIWLQGNLAFASSDTLVKMAAGSEPAGAVRIGKGLLAFFVAIIAFAALPVVIFAATFRRDFVRALSASNRWTGMMERMMLASLAGIALIVLFTGSTTVRERWLDPFLLVLPIYFLAKMQAAGLDLSAGLRRFRPVLPVLMACVLIALGFRVVGAGLIGTYSRPNVPMAGFSREMTRQVQPALVIASDTYIGGNMRLQFPDVPVVIPDFPTPGIPAYAEAKGPVLIVWRGKKTATAADAVMPERFSSALTAADIALQEIGSLSLPYYFGRQGDNFALGYAWVRPETR; encoded by the coding sequence ATGCTGGAGCGCGCGACGAGGACGATCAAAACCGCGGGCCTGCTGCTTGCAGCCTATTTCGTGCTCAACATCGTGCTGCGCATCGTCCTTCCGCATTCGCTGGAGCTAGACGAGGCGGAGCAATCCTTCTTCTCGCAATATCTGCTGGCGGGCTACGGCCCGCAGCCGCCCTTCTACAACTGGATGCAATATGCCGTCGTTTCGGTGACGGGCATGTCGATCGGCGCGCTGATCGTTCCGAAGAACATCCTGCTGTTCCTGTCCTATCTCTTCTATGGCCTTGCCGGGCGGCGCGCGCTGAAGGACGAGGCGCTTGCCGCCGTCGGCATGTTGGCGCTGATCACCCTGCCTCAGGTCTCCTACATGGCCCAGCAGGATCTGACCCACACGACGGCGCTGCTCTTTGCCAGCTCGCTGTTTCTCTACGGCTTCTTCCGCACGCTCGACCGGCCGGATATGGCGAGCTACCTGCTGCTCGGACTTGCGACCGGCATCGGGCTGATCTCGAAATATAACTTCGCGCTGATGCCTGTCGTCGCCTTGATCGCCATCCTGCCCGACGCCGAATGGCGCCGCCGGGCGCTCGATTGGCGCATGCTGGCCGCAGTCGCTGTTGCGCTCGTCATCGTCCTGCCGCACGCGATCTGGCTGCAGGGCAATCTCGCATTCGCCTCCTCCGACACTCTGGTCAAGATGGCCGCCGGCAGCGAACCCGCCGGCGCCGTGCGGATCGGCAAAGGTCTTCTCGCCTTTTTCGTCGCCATCATCGCCTTTGCGGCGCTGCCGGTGGTGATCTTCGCCGCCACCTTCCGCCGGGATTTCGTCCGGGCACTTTCGGCGAGCAACCGCTGGACTGGGATGATGGAGCGGATGATGCTCGCAAGTCTCGCCGGCATTGCTCTCATCGTGCTGTTCACCGGCTCCACCACGGTGCGCGAGCGCTGGCTCGACCCCTTCCTGCTAGTGCTGCCGATCTATTTCCTGGCGAAAATGCAGGCGGCCGGGCTCGATCTTTCCGCCGGGCTGCGCCGCTTCCGGCCGGTGTTGCCGGTGCTGATGGCCTGCGTGCTGATCGCCCTCGGCTTTCGTGTCGTCGGCGCCGGGCTGATCGGCACTTACAGCCGGCCGAATGTGCCGATGGCGGGTTTTTCGCGCGAGATGACCCGACAGGTGCAACCGGCTCTAGTCATCGCTTCCGACACCTATATCGGCGGAAACATGCGGCTGCAATTTCCCGATGTGCCGGTGGTGATCCCGGATTTTCCGACACCGGGCATTCCGGCCTATGCCGAGGCCAAGGGGCCAGTGCTGATCGTCTGGCGCGGCAAGAAGACGGCGACTGCTGCCGATGCGGTCATGCCGGAGCGTTTTTCCTCTGCGCTGACGGCGGCTGATATCGCGCTGCAGGAGATCGGCTCGCTGTCGCTTCCTTATTATTTCGGCCGTCAGGGCGACAATTTCGCGCTCGGCTACGCCTGGGTTCGGCCGGAGACCAGATAA
- a CDS encoding glycosyltransferase family 2 protein has translation MQTTVEPIRGTNDPVQSLELSLVVPIFNEEQSVGPLVERVAAAMVSYPHRWELILVDDGSTDATLVNARQYVGREGLALRIVELQRNFGQTAAMQAGIDTARGRLIATMDGDLQNDPKDIPSMVSELERRELDLLVGWRKNRKDGLFLRKIPSWCANYLIGRITGVKLHDYGCSLKIYRASIIKQVKLMGEMHRFIPAWVAGVVPSSRIGEMAVTHHAREHGVSKYGISRTFRVILDLLSVMFFMRYKARPGHFFGSLGLGLGALAMLILLYLGFDKFILGNDIGTRPMLMVGVVLLLSSVQMITTGILAEMIARTYYRDDASPNYIVRQIFDDQSQA, from the coding sequence TTGCAGACAACCGTAGAGCCCATTCGCGGTACGAATGATCCGGTACAATCGCTCGAACTGTCGCTGGTCGTGCCCATTTTCAACGAAGAGCAAAGCGTCGGCCCGCTTGTCGAGCGTGTCGCGGCTGCGATGGTCAGCTACCCCCATCGCTGGGAGCTGATCCTCGTCGATGACGGCAGCACGGATGCGACGCTTGTCAACGCCCGCCAGTATGTCGGACGCGAGGGGCTGGCGCTCAGGATCGTCGAACTGCAGCGCAACTTCGGCCAGACAGCCGCCATGCAGGCCGGCATCGATACCGCCCGTGGCCGCCTGATCGCGACGATGGACGGCGACTTGCAAAACGATCCGAAGGACATTCCTTCGATGGTATCCGAGCTGGAACGGCGTGAACTCGACCTCTTGGTCGGCTGGCGCAAGAACCGCAAGGACGGCCTGTTCCTGCGCAAGATCCCCTCCTGGTGCGCCAACTACCTGATCGGCCGCATCACCGGCGTCAAGCTGCATGATTACGGCTGCAGCCTGAAGATCTACCGTGCCTCGATCATCAAGCAGGTGAAGCTGATGGGCGAGATGCACCGCTTCATCCCCGCCTGGGTCGCCGGGGTCGTCCCGAGCTCGCGCATCGGCGAGATGGCCGTTACCCATCATGCCCGCGAGCACGGCGTTTCGAAATACGGCATTTCGCGTACCTTCCGCGTGATCCTCGATCTGCTTTCGGTGATGTTCTTCATGCGCTACAAGGCGCGGCCGGGGCATTTCTTCGGTTCGCTGGGTCTCGGCCTCGGCGCGCTCGCCATGCTGATCCTGCTCTATCTCGGCTTCGACAAGTTCATCCTGGGCAACGACATCGGTACGCGACCGATGCTGATGGTCGGCGTGGTACTGCTGCTGTCGTCGGTGCAGATGATCACCACCGGCATCCTGGCGGAAATGATCGCGCGCACCTATTACCGCGACGATGCCTCTCCGAATTATATCGTTCGGCAGATCTTCGACGATCAAAGCCAAGCCTAA
- a CDS encoding ArnT family glycosyltransferase — protein MLKRITRSITSASLFLAVYFLLNIALRIALPHTLDLDEAEQSFYSQYLLAGYGPQPPFYNWIQYAIVSVTGISMWVLSVPKNIILFGCYLFYGLAAREVLKNRSLAAVAMLSLITLPQVGLMAQRELTHTVALLFATSLFLFGFFRTLRKPSIWSYLIIGIATGIGLISKYNFAILPFAALIAVLPEREWRSRLIDWRLLPAAVLAILIVLPHALWLPDNLASASAPTLERMTAEDLAPAGLPRIGQGLLSLVIAVLGFVALPIVLIAAAFRRDFFRALSATSPMIRVIERMMVISLLAFVGIVLFAGASDIHERWLDPCLLVLLIYLFLKLETADLDLSAGLARFRPVVPVFMVVILSILLFRIVGIQYIGTYTRTNVPFSGYVAELTATRKPVLIVAGTKFVAGNMRLRFPDVPVVIPFFPGSGVPEYADAKGPVLVIWRGETADDPTISPGFANDLVRSGIHLQELKTLTLPYLFGDGKRSFSIGYSWVEGGAK, from the coding sequence ATGTTGAAACGCATTACCAGAAGCATTACGAGCGCAAGCCTGTTTCTGGCAGTCTATTTCCTGCTGAACATCGCGCTCCGCATCGCATTGCCTCATACGCTCGATCTCGACGAGGCGGAGCAATCCTTCTACTCGCAATACCTGCTTGCCGGCTACGGTCCGCAGCCGCCGTTCTACAACTGGATCCAATATGCCATCGTCTCGGTGACCGGCATATCGATGTGGGTGCTCTCGGTGCCGAAGAACATCATTCTCTTCGGCTGCTATCTCTTCTACGGGCTTGCTGCCCGCGAGGTGCTGAAGAACCGTTCGCTCGCAGCCGTCGCCATGCTGAGCCTGATTACCCTGCCGCAGGTCGGCCTGATGGCGCAACGCGAACTGACCCATACGGTTGCCCTGCTGTTTGCGACCTCGCTCTTCCTCTTCGGTTTTTTCCGCACGCTGCGCAAGCCGTCGATCTGGAGCTATCTGATCATCGGCATAGCCACCGGCATCGGGCTCATCTCGAAGTATAATTTCGCCATCCTGCCATTTGCCGCTCTCATCGCCGTGCTGCCAGAGCGGGAATGGCGCAGCCGTCTTATCGACTGGCGTTTGCTGCCGGCGGCCGTGCTCGCCATTCTGATCGTGCTGCCGCATGCGCTCTGGCTGCCTGACAATCTCGCCAGCGCCTCTGCGCCGACGCTGGAGCGGATGACCGCCGAAGACTTGGCCCCCGCTGGCCTGCCCCGCATCGGGCAAGGGCTGCTGTCTCTCGTGATCGCCGTCCTCGGCTTCGTCGCACTGCCGATCGTTCTCATCGCTGCCGCCTTCCGGCGCGACTTTTTTCGCGCGCTCTCCGCTACCAGCCCGATGATCCGGGTGATCGAGCGGATGATGGTCATCAGCCTGCTCGCCTTCGTCGGCATCGTCCTCTTCGCCGGTGCGAGCGATATCCACGAGCGCTGGCTCGACCCCTGCCTGCTCGTCCTGCTGATCTATCTGTTCCTGAAACTGGAAACCGCAGACCTCGATCTGTCCGCCGGCCTTGCGCGCTTCCGGCCCGTGGTGCCGGTCTTCATGGTCGTCATCCTGTCGATCCTTCTCTTCCGGATCGTCGGCATTCAATATATCGGCACTTACACGAGAACGAATGTACCCTTTTCCGGCTACGTGGCTGAATTGACCGCGACCCGCAAGCCGGTTCTCATCGTGGCGGGAACCAAGTTCGTTGCCGGCAACATGCGCCTGAGATTTCCCGACGTTCCCGTGGTGATCCCGTTCTTCCCCGGATCCGGGGTTCCCGAATATGCTGACGCAAAGGGGCCGGTGCTGGTTATCTGGCGCGGCGAGACCGCAGATGATCCGACAATTTCCCCCGGTTTTGCCAATGACCTCGTGAGATCGGGCATTCACCTGCAAGAGTTGAAGACGCTGACGCTGCCCTATCTCTTCGGTGACGGCAAACGCAGCTTCTCCATTGGCTACTCCTGGGTGGAAGGCGGCGCGAAATAG
- a CDS encoding lysylphosphatidylglycerol synthase domain-containing protein, with protein MKSSIVESRQSWFMRNRMTVLTVVIVAAYGLFIQWFWGWPVIISQWADVGAGPVIAALVLLTSTYFLRTWRIYDYFPKETAGRFATLFRVTQIHNLLNIMLPFRTGETSFPLLMRTEFGIQLTRGTSALFVMRLLDLHALLAAAGIGFAVASADAAVAWSLWTVFLLLPVAAFAARKPLLRLAARLLPNKAQKFVAEIENGLPLDAVAFARAWAMTIVNWLVKVMVLAWALGLMGVLPMAASFGGALGGELSSVLPMHAPGGVGTYPAGITAGAIALGASSERLALAALAQASVNAHLLIIVSALTGTAISLPLGRRGKL; from the coding sequence ATGAAGAGTTCGATCGTTGAAAGCCGGCAGTCCTGGTTTATGCGCAATCGCATGACCGTTCTGACGGTCGTCATTGTCGCAGCCTATGGCCTCTTCATCCAATGGTTCTGGGGCTGGCCCGTCATCATCAGCCAATGGGCCGATGTCGGCGCGGGTCCCGTGATCGCTGCGCTCGTACTGCTGACGAGCACCTATTTCCTGCGCACCTGGCGCATCTATGATTATTTTCCGAAGGAAACGGCCGGCCGGTTTGCGACCCTCTTCCGCGTCACGCAGATCCATAATCTGCTGAACATCATGCTGCCTTTCCGAACCGGCGAAACCAGCTTTCCGCTGTTGATGCGCACCGAATTCGGCATTCAGCTGACGCGCGGAACCTCGGCGCTGTTCGTCATGCGGCTGCTCGACCTGCACGCGCTTCTGGCCGCCGCCGGCATCGGCTTTGCAGTCGCTTCAGCCGATGCCGCTGTTGCCTGGTCGCTCTGGACTGTCTTCCTGCTGCTGCCGGTCGCGGCCTTCGCCGCCCGCAAGCCGCTGCTGCGCCTAGCCGCCAGACTGCTGCCGAACAAGGCGCAGAAATTCGTCGCCGAGATCGAAAACGGCTTGCCGCTCGATGCCGTCGCCTTTGCGCGTGCTTGGGCGATGACCATCGTCAACTGGCTGGTGAAGGTGATGGTGCTCGCATGGGCGCTCGGCCTGATGGGCGTGCTGCCGATGGCGGCAAGCTTCGGCGGCGCGCTCGGCGGCGAGCTCTCCTCCGTGCTACCGATGCATGCGCCAGGCGGCGTCGGCACCTATCCGGCCGGCATTACCGCCGGCGCCATCGCCTTGGGCGCCTCCAGCGAGCGGCTGGCCCTTGCCGCGCTGGCGCAGGCGAGCGTCAATGCCCATTTGCTGATCATTGTCTCGGCGCTGACGGGAACTGCGATCTCACTACCGCTCGGACGTCGTGGCAAGCTCTGA
- a CDS encoding RNA polymerase sigma factor: MESVIEEIYRTQSRRVLATLIRLLGDFDRAEEALHDAFTAAARTWPTDGIPGNPFAWLVSTGRFKAIDTIRRRARFDASQHHIEDSLYTPDATEIGDMEPIEDDMLRLIFTCCHPLIPADAQMAMALREICGLTTEEIAHAFLIPAPTVAQRIVRAKGRIRAAKIPYEVPGREALPPRLDRVLHVIYLVFNEGYSASSGEEVVRADLTAEAIRLARLLLALLPHPDVSGLLALMLLQDSRRTARRVGDGSLVLLADQDRSLWDHAKITEGLALLAAAMEAGEIGTYTLQAAIAAEHARAPAAEETDWRRIAFYYDLLLAAQPSPIVELNRAVAIAMAEGPAKGLDLIDSILGRRELQAYHLVHSARADFLRRLGRRQEAIAAYQTALSLCRQEPEQAFLRKRISELATTSER; encoded by the coding sequence TTGGAAAGCGTCATCGAAGAAATCTACCGAACTCAGTCGCGCCGGGTGCTGGCGACGCTGATCCGTCTGCTCGGCGATTTCGACCGGGCGGAGGAGGCGCTTCACGACGCCTTTACCGCCGCCGCCCGGACATGGCCGACGGACGGTATTCCCGGCAATCCCTTCGCCTGGCTCGTTTCGACGGGGCGTTTCAAGGCGATCGACACGATCCGACGGCGGGCGCGTTTCGATGCTTCGCAGCATCATATCGAAGACAGCCTCTACACGCCCGATGCAACGGAGATCGGCGACATGGAACCGATCGAGGACGACATGCTGCGGCTGATCTTCACCTGCTGCCATCCGCTCATCCCGGCCGATGCGCAGATGGCGATGGCGCTGAGGGAAATCTGCGGGCTGACCACCGAAGAGATCGCCCATGCCTTCCTCATTCCGGCGCCGACGGTGGCCCAGCGGATCGTGCGCGCCAAAGGCAGGATCCGGGCCGCGAAGATCCCCTACGAGGTGCCGGGCCGCGAGGCGCTGCCGCCGCGACTCGACCGGGTGCTGCACGTCATCTACCTCGTCTTCAACGAGGGCTATTCGGCCTCTTCGGGCGAGGAGGTGGTCCGCGCCGACCTGACCGCAGAAGCGATCCGTCTGGCGCGACTGCTTCTGGCGCTGCTGCCGCATCCCGACGTCTCCGGCCTGCTGGCCTTGATGCTGCTGCAGGATTCCCGCCGTACCGCCCGCCGCGTCGGAGACGGATCGCTGGTGCTGCTTGCCGATCAGGACCGCTCGCTCTGGGATCATGCGAAGATTACGGAAGGCCTGGCGCTGCTCGCCGCGGCGATGGAAGCGGGAGAGATCGGCACCTATACGCTGCAGGCGGCGATCGCCGCCGAGCATGCCAGGGCGCCGGCTGCCGAAGAGACCGACTGGCGGCGGATCGCCTTCTATTACGATCTGCTGCTGGCGGCGCAGCCCTCTCCAATCGTCGAGCTCAACCGCGCCGTGGCGATTGCGATGGCCGAAGGGCCAGCGAAGGGGCTGGACCTGATCGATAGCATTCTGGGACGCCGGGAGCTGCAGGCCTATCACCTCGTCCATTCGGCGCGCGCCGATTTCCTGCGCCGTCTCGGCCGGAGGCAAGAGGCAATCGCGGCCTATCAAACGGCGCTGTCGCTCTGCCGGCAGGAGCCGGAGCAGGCGTTTCTGAGAAAGCGGATTTCAGAGCTTGCCACGACGTCCGAGCGGTAG
- a CDS encoding YciI family protein → MRYICLIYNSTDTDGTLTPDETAELIKAHFAFDEELSREGIMIHSDALEMPDTATVLRVRNNTLSATDGPYVETKEHLAGFYVIEAPDMVKAKEIAGRIPSARYGAVELRPVRTLTLPD, encoded by the coding sequence ATGCGCTACATCTGCCTGATTTATAACAGCACCGACACGGACGGAACGCTGACGCCTGATGAAACCGCCGAACTTATCAAAGCGCATTTCGCTTTCGATGAGGAGCTGAGCCGCGAAGGCATCATGATCCACTCCGATGCCTTGGAGATGCCTGACACGGCGACCGTGCTGCGCGTTCGCAACAACACGCTCTCCGCCACGGACGGTCCCTATGTCGAAACGAAGGAGCATCTGGCCGGCTTCTACGTCATCGAGGCGCCCGACATGGTCAAGGCAAAAGAGATCGCCGGGCGAATCCCGTCGGCCCGTTACGGCGCGGTCGAACTGAGGCCCGTGCGGACGCTGACCCTGCCAGACTGA
- a CDS encoding YciI family protein, which produces MKFLCQIWFDTEKSKLVPQTEWDALTQECITSDNRWRESGHLLVALALHEPSTAITVRLRNGEAFATDGPFAEIKEHLGGFLLIEAETIEEAKTIVSSFPILKYCSIEVRPTYSIEDGK; this is translated from the coding sequence ATGAAATTTCTATGCCAGATCTGGTTCGACACGGAAAAAAGCAAGCTGGTCCCTCAGACCGAATGGGATGCGCTCACACAGGAGTGCATCACCAGCGACAATCGCTGGCGCGAGAGCGGTCATCTGCTGGTGGCGCTCGCCTTGCATGAACCGTCAACGGCGATCACGGTCCGCCTGCGCAATGGCGAAGCCTTTGCGACCGATGGCCCATTTGCCGAAATCAAAGAGCACCTCGGCGGTTTTTTGCTGATCGAAGCCGAGACTATCGAGGAGGCGAAGACGATCGTGTCGAGTTTTCCGATCCTCAAATATTGCTCGATCGAAGTGCGCCCGACTTACTCCATTGAGGATGGGAAATAG
- a CDS encoding YciI family protein: MKYLCQVWFDGGVLDAMTQEEKTELDTNSLNYDEDLVESGHMIVAQALQPPKSAVTVRVRNGEMSVTDGPFAETKEALGGFILIEAKDLNEAIRIAAGIPLARLGAIEVRPIHEFGAK; this comes from the coding sequence ATGAAATATCTCTGTCAGGTCTGGTTCGATGGCGGGGTACTCGACGCCATGACGCAAGAGGAGAAGACCGAACTCGACACTAATTCCTTGAACTATGACGAGGACCTCGTCGAAAGCGGGCATATGATCGTCGCCCAGGCGTTGCAGCCGCCAAAATCGGCGGTGACCGTACGGGTGCGCAATGGCGAGATGTCGGTGACGGACGGTCCCTTCGCCGAGACGAAGGAGGCGCTCGGCGGCTTCATCCTGATCGAGGCCAAGGATCTCAACGAAGCGATCCGCATTGCCGCGGGTATCCCACTCGCCAGGCTCGGCGCGATCGAGGTGCGGCCAATCCACGAATTCGGAGCTAAATGA
- a CDS encoding AMP nucleosidase, with protein MNKRISLLSPLDISSPPPFQPQSFDDPAKAVETLTALYERNTAFLIESFSELAQGAPISSRYRAFYPQVSIETTSYGHVDSRLSYGHVTAPGIYTTTVTRPKLFKHYLTEQLSLLMKSHNVPIVVSESSTPIPLHFAFGEGAHVEASTNAFIDVPMRDIFDTPDLNTTDDEIANGEYIPPPGEPSPLAPFTAQRIDYSLARLSHYTATHAEHFQNFVLFTNYQFYIDEFCGWARKLMAEGGDGYTAFVEPGNVVTLPGSNAPETDAALTRLPQMPAYHLKKKGHAGITMINIGVGPSNAKTITDHVAVLRPHAWLMLGHCAGLRNSQRLGDYVLAHAYMREDHVLDDDLPVWVPIPALAEVQVALEAAVAEITGYEGFELKRIMRTGTVGTIDNRNWELRDQRGPVKRLSQARAIALDMESATIAANGFRFRVPYGTLLCVSDKPLHGELKLPGMATAFYRTQVNQHLQIGIRAVQKLAAMPKEALHSRKLRSFFETAFQ; from the coding sequence ATGAACAAACGAATCTCCCTTTTGTCGCCCCTCGACATATCCTCTCCTCCGCCTTTCCAGCCTCAGAGCTTCGATGATCCCGCTAAGGCGGTCGAGACGCTGACAGCGCTTTATGAGCGCAACACGGCCTTCCTGATCGAGAGCTTCAGCGAACTTGCGCAGGGCGCTCCGATCTCCTCGCGGTACCGCGCATTTTATCCGCAGGTCAGCATCGAGACGACAAGCTACGGTCATGTCGATTCGCGGCTTTCCTACGGTCATGTCACGGCACCTGGCATCTACACGACGACCGTGACCCGGCCGAAGCTCTTCAAGCATTACCTCACGGAGCAGCTGTCGCTGCTGATGAAGAGCCATAATGTTCCGATCGTCGTCTCAGAATCGTCGACGCCGATCCCGCTCCACTTCGCCTTCGGCGAAGGTGCACATGTGGAAGCATCGACCAACGCCTTCATAGACGTTCCGATGCGCGATATCTTCGACACGCCCGACCTCAACACCACCGACGACGAGATCGCCAACGGCGAATATATCCCGCCGCCGGGAGAGCCCTCGCCGCTGGCGCCGTTTACCGCACAACGCATCGACTATTCGCTCGCCCGGCTGTCGCACTATACGGCGACGCATGCCGAGCATTTCCAGAATTTCGTGCTGTTCACCAACTACCAGTTCTATATCGACGAATTCTGCGGCTGGGCGCGCAAGCTGATGGCGGAGGGCGGCGACGGCTATACTGCCTTCGTCGAGCCCGGTAATGTCGTCACCCTGCCCGGCTCGAACGCGCCGGAAACGGATGCCGCTCTCACCCGCCTGCCGCAAATGCCGGCCTACCATCTGAAGAAGAAGGGCCATGCCGGGATCACCATGATCAATATCGGCGTCGGCCCCTCCAACGCCAAGACGATCACCGACCATGTCGCCGTGCTGCGCCCGCATGCCTGGCTGATGCTCGGCCACTGCGCCGGTCTTCGCAACAGCCAGCGGCTCGGCGACTATGTTCTCGCCCATGCCTATATGCGTGAGGACCATGTCCTCGACGACGACCTGCCGGTCTGGGTGCCGATCCCGGCGCTGGCCGAAGTGCAGGTGGCGCTCGAAGCCGCCGTTGCCGAAATCACCGGCTATGAAGGTTTCGAGTTGAAGCGCATCATGCGCACCGGCACCGTCGGTACGATCGACAACCGCAACTGGGAACTGCGCGACCAGCGCGGACCGGTGAAGCGGCTCTCCCAGGCGCGCGCGATCGCGCTCGACATGGAATCGGCAACGATCGCCGCCAACGGCTTCCGCTTCCGCGTGCCCTATGGCACGCTGCTCTGCGTCTCCGACAAACCGCTGCACGGCGAATTGAAGCTGCCGGGCATGGCAACGGCCTTCTACCGCACGCAGGTCAACCAGCATCTGCAGATCGGCATCCGCGCCGTCCAGAAGCTTGCCGCCATGCCGAAGGAAGCGCTGCATTCGCGCAAGCTGCGCAGCTTCTTCGAAACGGCCTTCCAATAG